The following are from one region of the Paenibacillus antri genome:
- a CDS encoding extracellular solute-binding protein — protein sequence MEKHRGKKTVALSTAAVMTLSILAACGSAANEPTPEAPAAGGDAAEARGKITVSIYDRGQIPKEEGTYTDNRWTRWINENGPVDVEFVPIPRNESQQKYSMLFASGEAPDLVLEYDNAFVNTLWAQKQLLPLDDLIAEHSTEYKKLLEKFPELKKLATKPDGKMYEVARIMKPEILGMMVIRKDWLDKLGLETPKTVEELYQVADAFANGDPDGNGTKDTFGINLSQFATYYVDAMFQNEMFILENGELIRQFDRIKPAYEFKRRLFENNIVDKDFLTDTNGQKAEQDFASGKLGIYLAYASVISKNYDTLKNSVPEAEIVAIPFPASEFGQFGPDFNPPFQLTGSVNANAKDPASVMKYIDFMVSEPTVQYFANGEEGVHYTKSANGCPQPIDRDKNKNEMGYTGDYRMFMPTYLLQTCAVNDRSLESENPIDQEWIAIAEEAKKLYLDPNRPHPGFTHAKFRPALDKDLNTIFNDGWNTMNEIMAKAVVSGSAYTVDQGVADVISAWDASGGKKLEEWYKNWYQENKDSWLFMEDLYQMEFE from the coding sequence ATGGAGAAGCATCGGGGAAAGAAAACGGTCGCGTTGTCGACGGCGGCGGTCATGACGCTGTCGATCTTGGCGGCCTGCGGCAGCGCGGCGAACGAGCCGACGCCGGAAGCGCCGGCGGCCGGCGGGGACGCGGCGGAAGCGAGAGGGAAAATCACGGTCTCGATCTACGACCGCGGGCAAATTCCGAAGGAAGAAGGCACGTATACGGATAACCGCTGGACGCGCTGGATCAACGAGAACGGACCGGTCGACGTCGAGTTCGTGCCGATCCCGCGGAACGAATCGCAGCAGAAGTACAGTATGCTCTTCGCGTCCGGAGAGGCGCCGGATCTCGTTCTTGAGTATGACAACGCTTTCGTTAACACCCTGTGGGCCCAGAAGCAGCTGCTGCCGCTGGACGACTTGATCGCGGAGCACAGCACGGAATATAAGAAACTGCTCGAGAAGTTTCCGGAGTTGAAGAAACTGGCGACGAAGCCGGACGGCAAGATGTACGAGGTCGCTCGCATCATGAAGCCGGAAATTCTCGGCATGATGGTCATCCGGAAGGACTGGCTGGATAAGCTCGGCCTCGAGACGCCGAAGACGGTCGAGGAGCTGTACCAGGTCGCCGACGCGTTCGCGAACGGGGATCCGGACGGGAACGGAACGAAGGATACGTTCGGCATCAACCTGAGCCAATTCGCGACGTATTACGTGGACGCGATGTTCCAGAACGAGATGTTCATTCTCGAGAACGGCGAACTGATCCGCCAGTTCGACCGGATCAAGCCGGCGTACGAATTCAAGCGCCGCCTGTTCGAGAACAACATCGTGGATAAAGACTTCCTCACCGACACGAACGGTCAGAAGGCGGAGCAGGACTTCGCGAGCGGCAAGTTGGGTATCTACTTGGCGTACGCCTCCGTCATCAGCAAAAACTACGATACGCTGAAGAACAGCGTGCCCGAAGCCGAAATCGTAGCGATTCCGTTCCCAGCGTCGGAGTTCGGCCAGTTCGGTCCGGATTTCAACCCGCCGTTCCAGTTGACGGGCTCGGTGAACGCGAACGCGAAGGATCCGGCGTCGGTCATGAAATACATCGACTTCATGGTGTCCGAACCGACGGTCCAATACTTCGCGAACGGCGAAGAAGGCGTCCACTACACCAAGTCCGCGAACGGCTGCCCGCAGCCGATCGACCGCGATAAGAACAAGAACGAGATGGGCTATACCGGCGATTATCGGATGTTCATGCCTACGTACCTGCTGCAAACTTGCGCCGTCAACGATCGCTCCCTCGAGTCGGAAAATCCGATCGATCAGGAATGGATTGCGATTGCGGAGGAAGCGAAGAAGCTCTACTTGGATCCGAATCGCCCGCATCCGGGCTTCACGCACGCGAAGTTCCGTCCGGCGCTCGACAAGGATCTCAACACGATCTTCAACGACGGCTGGAACACGATGAACGAAATTATGGCGAAGGCGGTCGTCAGCGGCAGCGCGTACACGGTCGACCAAGGCGTCGCCGACGTCATCAGCGCGTGGGACGCATCGGGCGGCAAGAAGCTCGAGGAATGGTATAAGAACTGGTACCAGGAGAACAAGGACAGCTGGTTGTTCATGGAAGACCTGTATCAGATGGAATTCGAATAA